Genomic window (Methanosphaera sp.):
ATAGTGTTATTACACTTACAGAGCTTAGTGCCATTGCAAGTGCTCCATATTCTGGCATAAATACTACATGCCATGGATATAGTATTCCTGCAGCTATTGGTACTAGTATTATGTTATATGCAAATGCCCAGAAGAGGTTAAGTTTTACCCTTGATATTGTCTTTTTACTTATTTGAAGTCCTGCAACAGCATTAAGCAGATCACCATTAATAAGTATAATATCACCTGAATCTATTGCAACATCTGTACCTGTACCTATTGCAATTCCTACATTTGCCTGACTTAATGATGGTGCATCATTAATTCCATCACCAATAAATGCAACAACTTCTCCTTTATCTTGTAATTGTTTTACATAGGCTAGTTTTTCACCTGGAAGAAGTTCTGCTTTTACCTCATCAATACCTACTTTTTGTGCAATAATCTGGGATGTATTTATATTATCTCCACTAACCATTGTAGTTTTAATACCCATTGAATGTAAGTAGTCTATTGCCTTTTTACTGTTATCTTTAATTACATCAGCAACAGAAATAAGTGAAATAACTCCACTACTTTTTGATGCCATAATAATTGTAGTTTTCATTTCAAGTTCTTGAGCTTTAAGATCTGTTAGTAGTTTATCTGAAATTGTGATATTTTCTGATTCTATTAATTTCTTATTTCCTATATAGTACTCATCATCACATATTTTTCCAACTATTCCTTTTCCTGAAATATTTTCAAAATCATCTACATCATACAATTCAAATCCATTTTTATCTTCATTATTAAAGAGTGCTTCTGCTATTGGATGTTGTGAATGTATCTCTAGTGATCTTGCAATTTTTATTATTTCATCATCACTTAAGTTTGAATAATTAATTACATCAGATAATACTGGTTGTCCTACTGTTATTGTTCCTGTTTTATCAAATAATATGTGTGTTATCTTATCTGATACTTCTATTGTTTCACCATCTTTAATTAAAATACCATGTTTTGCTCCAAGACCTACACCTACTGTTAGTGCTGTTGGAATTGCAAGACCTAATGCACATGGACATGCAACAACTACTACTGATATAAAGATGCTAAGACTATACATGAAGCCATTTCCTATTATTACATACCATATTATGAATGATATAAATGCAATTAATAGTATTGCTGGTATAAATATTCCAATAACTTTATCAGCAAGATGTTGTATTGGTGGTGTTGAATTTTGAGCTTCTTGAACCATTGTAATAATCTGTGAAAGTACTGTTTTTTCACCAGTATTTGTTACATAGATCTTAAATGATCCATCCTTATTTATTGATCCTGCTACTACTTCATCATCTACATCTTTTAGTATTGGTATTGATTCACCTGTTATTAATGATTCATCAACATAGCTTCTTCCTTCAATTATACGTCCATCTGCTGGTATTTTTTCACCAGGTTTTATAACTAAGATATTGCCTTTTAGAACATCGTTTATGTCAACTTTTTGTTGTATAATTTTTCCATCAATTTTCTTTTCAACTGTTGCCTCTGTTGCTTTAAGTTGCATGAGTGAATCTATTGAATCTGATGTTTTTGATTTTGCCTTATCTTCTAGGTATTTACCAAGCATTAGAAATGATCCAAGCATTAATGTTGTATCATAAAGCATAAAATTTGAATTTCCAAGTAAATGGAATGTACTTAGTAAGCTTGCAATAAATGCTATACCAATTCCTAGTGAATACATAACATCCATGTTAAGATTCTTATTTTTTAGTGAAAAATAGCCTGATTTAAAGATTGGATATGATACATAAATAAGTGGAATTATACAGATAATAAGTGATATTATTGATTTTTCATTATGTCCAATTCCAAGATCTGCAAACATTATAAACATTAAAATTGCTGAAAATATAAATCCTACAACTAATCTATTTAGTTTTTCTTTCAGATTCTTTTCATGTAACTGTTTGATCTTATCATTATTTATGGAATTTTTATCTACAACACCAAGATATTTAAACCCAATTTTGTTAATTCTATCTGCTATATCATCTAACTGGACAACTGTTGGATTATAAAGTATGTCTGCTGTTTGTGATACTAAATTAACATAAATTGAGTAAACTCCTGGCATTCTTGATACTGCGGTGGTTATTGATCTTGAACACATGACACAGGTCATGCCCCCAATATTTATAGTTTTTTTTTAATAGTTGCTGGGAATCCTACCATGTCAAGTGTACTGATAATTTCCTCTGCATCTACATTTTCATCATCATATGTTACATCTACATTTTTTGTTTGAAGATCACAGTTTACTGATTCTATATTTTCATTGTTTGTTAGTGTTTTTGTTATTGTGTTTATGCATGCATCACACATCATATCTTCAACTTTAAATGTTTCAGTTTTTTGAGCCATTATACTTTCACCCCGTTTTAATTTAATTTCTTATAAAATAATTTAGTATTTTGTTATAATTTATTTAATTTTTTTTTATGTAAAATTTTTTACATTAGTAATTTATTAACTCAGCTCTTAATATACTTTTAGGTATAACTAAATTAGGTTTTATAAAAAAAGAAAAAGATGGTTGAAATGACAATGCAACCTTAATTAATTACAATAGTTGCATCATCAGCATCTACTGTTATATTATCATTATCTGATACTGTTGCGACAATATCAACATTAGGATTGTCAACCATAGGTATTTTTGAAATAATAGCACCTATTGCAATAATAGGTTCAGCATTCTGACAAATAATAGCCTTTGGTGCTGTATTATTTTTTGCCATTTGGTAGATAACATAGGATCCAACAGTTGAACCTTTACCTGATGGCATAACTAAAATCTTATCTGTGATACATTTATCAAATAATTCATTATTTTTATCTATCACAATACCAGTTTTTGGATCTACTCCACCAAGAAAACTAATAGGATCTTTTGTTACTATTGCATCACCTGTTATTTTTCCTTTTGATATCTGTCTACAGTTTATAGTTGTATCTGACATAACAAATAATACTCTCCTTAAAATGATAAATCACAGAAGGTTTATAATAAACCTTGTGATCTTAAGTATTCAGGGAATGTTAAGTTTTCACCATCTGCAGATTTAGCTGATGGTTTTTCTGCAGGTGCTTCTTTAATGTCACAGTCATCTGCTTTATCACATACATCACAGTTTTCTGCTTCCTGACATTCTTGTTCATCTTTAGCTTCTACTTCTGTTTTTGGTGCTTCAGCTGCAGGTGCATCAGATCCTTCGATAAGACCTTGTGCTCTGAGAGATTGTGTGAATGATCCACCAGCAGGAGCAGCTTTAGGAGCATCAGCTTTAGGTGCAGCTTTAGGTGCTTCTTCTACTTTTTCTTCACATTTACATTCATCTTTAGGTGCTTCAGCTACAGGTGCATCAGATCCTGCAATAAGACCTTGTGCTCTGAGAGATTGTGTGAATGATCCACCAGCAGGAGCAGCTTTAGGAGCATCAGCCTTAGGTGTTTCTTTAGTTTCACATTTACATTCATCTTTAGGAGCTTCTTCAGATTTTGGAGCTTCAGCTTTAGGTGCATCGGATCCTACAATTAATCCTTGTTCTCTGAGAGATTGTGTGAATGATTTTCCATCTGTATTTTCTTGTGTATTTGCTTTAGCTTTCATTTCTCCAACATCCTCTTTTACTTCTTTTACTTTTTCTTCAACATCTTTTGTTATTTCAACCATTTTTTGTGTTGTTTGTTTTGTTTGTTCAATTATTCCATCTGCAACTTCTTTTACTTTTTCAGTTACTCCTTGTTCTTTTAGAAGTTGTGTGAATGAAACATTTTTAGATTTTGATGAAGCTTCTTTTACTTTTTCTGCTACTTTATCAATTTCTTTTTCTACATTTTTAATGCTTTCTTTAGCTTTAGCTTTAGCTTTTTCTGATTTTTCTTTTGCTTTAGCTTCTTTTTCTGCTTTTGCTTTAGCTTTTGCTTCTGCTTTAGCTGCATCTTCTTCTTTGATTCTTTGTTCTACTTTTTCTTCTCTTGCTTTTTGTTTTGCAAGTTTTCTTTTCTCTTTTTCTTCTTTATTTTTAAGTCTTTCTTCTTCTTCATCTTTGATTTGTTCTGCTTCTTGTGCTGCTTCTTCAGATTCTAGAAGTGCTTGTTGAAGATCTGCATTTTCTTCAAAATTGTATTTATCTACTACTTTTTCTGCTTTTGCTTTTGCTTCTTTTTCTGCTTTTGCTTTTGCTTTTGCTTCTCTTTCTTGTTTTTGAATTTCTGCTATGTATTTTTTAGCATTTTCTACATCTTCTTTTGTAGCTTTCATAGATTCATCCCCAGTTTCTTCCTCAACAACTTCTTCTTCAGATTCTTCTACAACTTCTTCTTTAGTTTCAACAACAGGTTCCTCTGCAGATTCAGATTCTTCTACAACTTCCTCTTTAGTTTCAACAACAGGTTCCTCTGTATCTTCAGATTCTTCTACAGGTGCTGATTCTTCTTCAGATTTTGCTGCTTCTTCTGCTTCTGCTTTAGCTTCTGCTTCTGCTTTAGCTTTAGCTTCTGCTTCTGCTTTTGCTTTAGCTTCAGCTTCTTCTTTATTTTTTCTTATGATGATTTTAGATAAACCTGGTGCAACTCTTTTTTTAAGTTTAATTCCTGTATTTTTTAAGAGATTTGGTTTTTTACTTACGTATTTATCTTCACCTTTATCGTTAGGATCAACATCTTTTTTCTGTGATTTTGGTTTTATGTGATTTTTAAAAAGTACATTTGATGTTTTTGTATTTCTTTTTTCACTCATCTTATATTCCAACCTATTTTATTAATTCCCCAAATTTTTTATAACTTAATGTAAATTCCATTTAAATTTAAATTAAATCCGTGATAATTTAATTTAAGAAAATAATATTTTCTGTTATTATATTAAGTTTTGTTAATTGATTATAATGAATTTTTTTAAACTAAAGACTATTATTATGAGTTAAATTAGTTTAAAATTATAAGTTAATATTTTTCTGTAAATACTCCTACATTATTTTATGAAATAAAAATTATCATAATTAATCATAATTAATAATTATATTTAAATTTATATTGTTTGTTTATTATTAACTTATCTAATAATAATGTAATATTTAATATAAAATATTCAAAAAAAGTCCTGTTAATTAATTGAGATATTTTTAAAAAAAAGAAAAGTTGATTATAAAAAATAAAATAATTAAAAAAAAAAGTTTAAAATTAGACTATCAAAGAGTCTAAATTGCAACATTTGTTGTAAATCTTAATGCTATACAAACAAGCATTATAATAATTGTTCCTACAATAACTTGATTTGGTGAAAGTGAGAGTCCGAAACTGTCATCATTGAAGTATCTTACAAGACCTGCACCACTTGCTGGTAATGTTTTTTTATCTTTTGCCATTTTTGTATTCTCCCATATTTTTCCATTATTTTAAACTGAAAATTAATCTCTACTTTAAAAAATCATTTAAAAAAGAAAGATTTTATATTATATTACTATTTTCTTTTTTAAATATATTAAATCTTTTTATATAGATGTAATTTCTAGAGTTCTTTATGATGATCTTTTATCATTTTTATTGCACAGAAATCTCCACACATACTACACATTTCATCATCATCAGCTTTCTGACTTTCATAGTATTCTCTTGCTTGTTGTGGATCAACTGAAAGTTCAAATTGCTTGTCCCAGTCGAAATCTTCTCTTGCATGAGCCATGTCTTCTTCACGTTTAATTGCTGATGGTAATCCTTTTGCAACATCTGATACTTGTGCTGCTATTTTTGATGCTATTACTCCTTGTTTTACATGTTCTTTATTTGGAATACATAAGTGTTCTGCTGGAGTTACATAACAGAGGAAGTCTGCACCTGATGCTCCTGCAATTGATGCTCCTATTGCTGCTGTTATATGATCATATCCTGGTGCAATATCTGTTACTAGTGGACCTAGCACATAAAATGGTGCTCCATCACATATTGTTTTTTGTATCTGCATATTTGCTTGTACTTGTGTTATTGGTACATGTCCTGGACCTTCTACCATTACTTGTACTCCTGCATTTTTTGATCTTTTAACAAGACGTCCAAGTGTTGTAAGTTCACGAATTTGTGCTATGTCTGTTGCATCATGTGTACATCCTGGTCTTAGTCCATCACCAAGTGAGAGTGTTACATCATATTCACGGCAGATGTCAAGAAGATAGTCATATTCAGAATATAGTGGATTTTCACACTCGTTATGCATAATCCATGCTGCTGTTAGTGCTCCTCCACGACTTACAATTCCCATTAAACGTTCTGAATCATCCACTGCTTTTACTGAATCTTTTGTAATACCACAGTGTACTGTTATGAAGTCAACACCTTCTTTTGCCTGGTTTTCTATGGTTTTAAATAGTATGTCTGGATCCATATCCACCATTGCTTTTTCATCTTTTAGTGTTACTGCTCCTGCTTCATATAATGGTACTGTTCCTAGTGGTATGTCTGTTTTTGCTCGTATTTTCTGTCTTATTTCATTAAGTTTTGGTCCTGTACTTAGATCCATAACTGCATCTGCACCATATTTTAGTAGTATGTCAAGCTTTTCTAGTTCTCCTTCTACACTTTCTTGTTCTGTTGAAGATCCTATATTTGCATTAATTTTTGTATGAAGATCTTTTCCAACACCTGTTGGTTTTGTATTTGCCACTTCATTTTTTAGTATAACCACTTGTCCACAAGCAACGTTTTTTCGTAGTTTTTCAACGTCAATATTTTCTTTTTCTGCTACATATTCCATTTCAGGTGTGATATTTCCCTTTTTTGCTTGTTCTAGTTGTGTCAAATTTATTATCCCCATTAATAAGTTTTTAAATTCATATAAATTTTTTTATTAAATTTTTTTTTTATTTGTTATATATTATATTAGTATTATTTATTTACTATAATTTTTTATTTTAAAGGATGTGGAATATTTGATTGATCCTGTGGATAATCATTAATACTTAGTTTTTTATTTGTTTTTCTAAGTCTGTTATCAAGAAGTGTGCGTCCATCTTCACTTATTGCATACATTGGTACGTTATTTCCATAGTAGTATGACTTATTTTTTTGTGCATATAATCGTACATATTTTGATGCACATGAGGATATTATATCTGCATATTTAAATGCATCTTTTATTAATTCTTCTGGTGCTGATGTTGTATGTGCTACTAGTATGTATATTTTAACATCATCAGGTAGTTGCATTTGTCTTATTTGTTTTATTAGTGGTGAGGGGAGTATTGTTACTGCTATATTTTTATATCCTAGTTGTACTGCTTTTTTTATTCCTTCAATTGGGTTGAGTGTTGCATTTTCAGGATCTATTACATTTTGCCGTCCTACTTTTTCTATTACTTCATCTATTGGTGTTGTACTTATTAGTGCTGATACTCGTCCTCCTACTCCTTGGATTATATCAGGATCTGTCATTAGTAGTGTTCCTACTCCTTCACATGCACCTACTACCACATCTATTATTCCCATTTCTGTGTTTGTTTTTAGTATTTCTGATATTCCTACACTTAGCATGTCATCTAGTTTTATTTGTCGGTCTTTTGTGCACATTCCAAATTTTTTTATTCTAAATTCTATGTTGTTTTTTATTTCATCTTTTGTTATTTCTTTGATGTTATGATATTTATTAAATATTGGACAGTAGTCTATGTCTGGTTCTTCTACATTTACTACTTTTGAATCTTCTATTGTTACTTTTGCATTTCCTAGTGCTTCAATTACGTGCCTATCTTTCATTTTAATCCAATCCTTCCCTAGTTTTACTATATTATTATATAACTTATGTTGCTATTTTAATAATTTTAGATTGGTTGTGGGTATTTCTTTTTTGAATTTTATATTTTAGTTTAATAAACCATAAAGTATATATATTACTTCAAATATAATTATTACTAAGCAGCCACGCCGGGGTGGCTCAGCTGGTTAGAGCGCACGGCTCATAGGGTATTAAGCAGAGCTCTGACTTTTTCCTGGGATACCGTGAGGTCGCGGGTTCGAATCCCGCCCCCGGCACTTATATTAAAAATAATATAAGTTAAAATCCTAATAAAATGTTTGAAACATTTTATTTTTTCCAGGTTTTTTTTAAAATTCTTTTTTTATTGATAATTACATTTAATTTTAATTTTTATACTTACAAAATTAACAATTGTTATATAATTCTTTTTTTATAAATATAATATATCCCAAAAAAAAATAAATCAACAAGGAGTATGAAATAATATGGAAAATCTATATGAACAAATGATACAAAGACAAACTGAAATATTCACCAAAGAACAACAACAAATCATAAAAACTACACCAGTATGCATAATAGGCTGTGGCGGACTAGGTGGAATGGTAATAGAACAACTTATAAGGACAGGATTTGAAAAACTAACAATAGTAGATGAAGACGTATTTGACAAAACAAACCTAAATCGTCAACTAAGAAGCAACCTTAAAACAATAAACAAATCAAAATCACAAACAACAAAAGAACATGCACTAAATATAAACCCAGATGCACAAATAGATGCATATGACATACACATAACAGAAGATAACATAGATGAAATAATTAAAAACTCCACAATAATAATAGATGCAGTAGATAATGTATACACACGAGTATTAATATCAAGAGCAGCAGAAAAACAACAAAAAACATTCATACACTCAGCAGTAGAATCTACATCAGGACAACTAACAATATTTGACAAAACCACACCAACATATGAACAACTCTTTAAACTAAAATCACAAGATAAACCACTAGATGAGGCAAAAGAATACCTTCTATCAATAAGCTCAAAAAAACCACAAGTACTAGGAACAACACCAGCAATATTTGCAGCACTAGAAGTTAATGAAACAATAAAATACATACTAGATCTTGAAAATCAAATACTAGCACCAGAAGTAATGATGTGGGACATATTTGACATAACATCACTAAGAACAATAGAATTCTAAAAAAAAACAATAAAATAATATATAAATTACTCCCTCTTTAAATATATATTAAAAAAAATAAAGAGGTGGTAGATTGTCATGTTTCATCTAAAACAATATCTTAGTCGTGATTATCTAAAAGAATACTTCAAAGTATCAAAAAAATACCTGCTTGTATCACTTATATTTGCAATTATTATAACAACACTTGGAGCATTAAGTGTTAGTATAGGTGCTTTACCTGATGATATAGCATACCAGTATGATGAAGTAGTTGATGAAGGATATGCTGATGGAAACTATGACTTATATGATGATGCAAGTTATGATGATAAGTATAATATATATGATGATATAGGATATGAGGGAATAAGTAGTGAAGATGTTGAAAACATCCAACCACCTCAAGATAACACATCAGATAATGAAGATAATGATCTTGATGCTCTATCACTTTTTATTCATAACTTCTCAATTGATGCAAGTGTCCTGATAAGTGGACTGTTTTTGTCAATATATGGAATAATGGTTTCAGCTTATAATTATATAATAATAGGTGCAACATTTGCAACAACAGATCCAATATTAATATTATTATTTGTAGTGCCACATGGAATCTTTGAAATACCATCAAGTATATTTGCACTAGCAGGAGCATTAATGCTAACACACTTCACAATTAACATGGCAAAAGCAGCACTATCAAAAAACAATACAATGAAAGATGAATATCATAATAATTCATGCTACCTACTTGAAGCATATATTGTAACATTTATAATATGTTTCATACTACTTGCAGTTGCAGCATTTATTGAAGGAAACATAACAGAACCACTAGGATATCTTGGACTTTTCATGCTGGGAATACTATAAACTTATAATCTAATATCCCCTCCTTTTCTTTTTTTAGTCTCTTTTTTTCACTATTATATCCATTATAGAATATAATAAAGTAATTAAACTATAAACTTTAGATATAATTCTAATAAAAAAGTAGTGGGAGGTGAATATTTTGTCATTTACTGATAAATATTTAAATTTTAATTATTTAAAGTCATATCTTAGCTTTATTAAGAAATATGCAATCTGTTCTATTGTTATACTTATTATTTCATTTATTCTTGGTATCATGTATAGTGGTGATATCAGCTATTTAATGAATATGATAATGGCTGATATGGCAGATTCTATGGAAATATTTGGAATTGCTGGATTTATTGATATTTTTACTCATAATCTTCAAAGTGATCTTATAATGATATTTGGTGGAGTACTTTTTTCAATAATTAGTATATTTGGAATGTTTATTAATGGTGCAATGCTTGGATATGTTGCAACAATTACACCAATTTTTGATTTTCTCTTACTTATAATTCCACATGGTATATTTGAAATTCCATCATGGATACTTTCACTTTCTGCAGCATTTATGATAACAACACTTATTATAAGACTTCTTTCATCACTTGTATCAGATGAAAAAACAATAAAAGATGAAATTAATGATTCAAAAGATTTAATTGAAGCTATTATTGTTAGTATAGTATTAGTTGTTATTCTCTTACTTATTGCAGGATTTATTGAAAACTTTATAACTGGAGCACTTTATCAATTTATAATGTCAATAATATAATGAAAATTTAACCCTCTTTTTTTCTCTTTTTTTTGATTAGTTAGTTTGATTTTATATGAATCTCTAATAACTATTAATTATTTAGAATATTAAAAGAAATAGTATATACTCAAAAAGTAGTGGGTGAAAATAAATTGTCTTTTATTAATAAAGTAAAAAATGAATTAAAACAGTATTTTAAAACATCAAAAAAGTATTTAATTGTAGCATTTATAGTGGCTGTTATAATAGTTATATTAGGATATGTATTTGCAGCTGATTTAAGTGTATTTTTTGATTCAGCAGCTCAGATGGGAGGTGAGTCTGAAACTGTATTTTCAATATTTACAAATAATTTTGCTATAGCTCTTGGAATGATTTTTGGAGGAGCATTACTTTCAATACCTTCATTGTTCTTTTTTGGTAGTTCTTCATTTCTTTTTGTTGGATATTGTATGATGTTGTATGGTCCTGTAATGTTTTGGATAATTGTTGCACCACATGGAATATTTGAAATTTCATCATTTATAATTGCACTTGCTGGTGCACTTATGTTAACACATGTTGAGGTACGTATAATAAAAGCAGCATTAAATAAGGAAAAATCAGATAAAGATGAACTTAATAATTCACATGATTTAATTAAAGCTGTGGGAGTGACTGTTATAATATGTTTTATATTGCTTGCTATTGCAGCATTTATTGAAACTTATATTACTGGTTATTATGCTATAGTTATTTTATCTTTAATGTCGTAATTTTCTCCTCCCTTTTTTTTATTATTTTTTTAATTTGGTTATTTGTGTATTTTTTAGAAATTAGATAATATTTTTGATATTTAATGAAATGTGTTTAGTGATGTTTTTATTAAATTAAGTTTTTTTCTATTTTTTCTATATAAAAAATATTTATTTGTCTATTTTTTTATTATTTTTTTTAGATAAATGTTTAAATATTATTTAATTTCATAGTATTATATATAGAAGGAAATATGGTGTTTACCATTTATTTAAGTTGATAGATGCTATTTTATAGATTATTTGTTTAATTATTCATTTCGGGGTTTATTTTTTTATTTTTCAAAACGTTTATATACTATTAGTTTATAAAATAATCATTAAGTAGGAAAAGGACTTCCGACTAAAATGTGTTTAATTAAAAAAAAGAAAAAATAATCTACAATACAACAAAAATATCTTAGAATAAAAAAGATTATTAGATTAACAAATACCCTCCATATACATTAAAAAAACAATATAACAACAATAAAAAAAATATATAGGTGAAAGATTTATGTCAGAACGTGATGACAGAATAGATGAAATAGTAAAAACAATAGATGAATACGGATCTAAATTTTTAAGATTCCAATTTGTAGACATACACGGAATTCCTAAAAACTTATCAGTATCACTAAATAGACCAGACGATGTAGAAGATGTAATAGAAGACGGATTACTCTTTGACGGATCATCAGTACCTGGATTTGTAGGAATTAACGACAGTGACCTTGCATTAAAACCAGATCTCAGTACATTTTCAACACTTCCATGGAGACCAGATGAAAAAGGTGCATGTAGATTTATCTGTGATGTATACAACATCGATGGAACACCATTTGAAGGAGACCCAAGAGGAGTACTTAAAAAATCACTTAAAAAAGCAGAAGATAGAGGATACCAATTCAACATAGGACCTGAACCAGAATTCTTCCTTATAGAACAAGATGAAAACGGAGAATATGTACCTGCAGATTCAGCAGAATACTTCGATGTAGAACCACTAGATCAAGGTATTGACATAAGAAAAGAAATCGTACTCGGACTTGAAAAATTAAACTTCAACATAGAAGTAAGTCACCACGAAGTAGCACCAGGACAACACGAAATTGACTTCAGATTTGATGATGCACTAAAAACAGCAGACGCTGTAGTAACATTCAAACAAGCAATTAAAGCAATGGTAGATAACCTCGGATGTCAAGTAACATTCATGCCAAAACCATTCTTCGGAATTAATGGTAGTGGAATGCACTGTAACCAAAGTCTATTTAAAGATGGAGAAAACATCTTCTACGACCCAGATACAGAAACACAACTATCACAAGAAGCAATGTACTTCATTGGAGGATTACTTGAACACGCAAAAGCATTATCAGCAATTCTTTCACCAACAATTAACTCATACAAAAGAC
Coding sequences:
- the glnA gene encoding type I glutamate--ammonia ligase — translated: MSERDDRIDEIVKTIDEYGSKFLRFQFVDIHGIPKNLSVSLNRPDDVEDVIEDGLLFDGSSVPGFVGINDSDLALKPDLSTFSTLPWRPDEKGACRFICDVYNIDGTPFEGDPRGVLKKSLKKAEDRGYQFNIGPEPEFFLIEQDENGEYVPADSAEYFDVEPLDQGIDIRKEIVLGLEKLNFNIEVSHHEVAPGQHEIDFRFDDALKTADAVVTFKQAIKAMVDNLGCQVTFMPKPFFGINGSGMHCNQSLFKDGENIFYDPDTETQLSQEAMYFIGGLLEHAKALSAILSPTINSYKRLVPGYEAPCYIAYGLRNRSTLLRIPASRGVGTRVECRSADPSCNPYLAFAALLEAGLDGMDNQIDPGAPTEFNAFELTPDELAEKGIDTLPTSLWEAYHALEKDEVVQNALGEYVYNQFYNIKRAEWDDYRIQVFDYERDKFLNI